A single region of the Triticum dicoccoides isolate Atlit2015 ecotype Zavitan chromosome 2B, WEW_v2.0, whole genome shotgun sequence genome encodes:
- the LOC119367393 gene encoding zinc finger A20 and AN1 domain-containing stress-associated protein 12-like: MAHGQESSTEAAAGGDAPLCANGCGFYGSEATKNMCSKCYRDHLKAGDVAAPAIEGKLTFDDLILAFKKSVSLQDSTAGPGADAPAKKSAPTRCMACKKKVGLLGFACRCGGTFCSLHRYVDGHACSFDYKKVGREQIAQQNPLVAPSKLRNKI, from the coding sequence ATGGCGCACGGGCAGGAGTCTTCGACGGAGGCCGCCGCCGGTGGGGATGCGCCACTGTGcgcgaacggctgcgggttctacgGGAGCGAGGCGACCAAGAACATGTGCTCAAAGTGCTACCGCGACCACCTCAAGGCCGGAGATGTGGCTGCCCCCGCCATCGAAGGGAAGCTCACGTTCGACGACCTCATCCTCGCTTTCAAGAAGTCGGTGAGCCTGCAGGACTCTACCGCTGGACCGGGGGCCGATGCGCCAGCGAAGAAGTCGGCGCCAACCAGGTGCATGGCGTGCAAGAAGAAGGTGGGGCTGCTGGGGTTCGCTTGCCGTTGCGGTGGCACCTTCTGCTCGCTGCACCGCTACGTCGACGGGCACGCGTGCAGCTTCGACTACAAGAAGGTCGGCCGTGAGCAGATCGCGCAGCAGAACCCTCTCGTCGCGCCGTCCAAGCTCCGCAACAAGATTTGA